Proteins from a genomic interval of Xylocopa sonorina isolate GNS202 chromosome 4, iyXylSono1_principal, whole genome shotgun sequence:
- the Trx gene encoding histone lysine N-methyltransferase trithorax isoform X2 gives MGRSKFPGKPPKTVTRKRIKVLGQPETTQSDSVTVAENIYYGLSLFNETFGDNEKEHPPFHGFSTKEANLSVSYIKTQQHDTENKTVKSPPDAVNNPVPQQQNVTDAKNSPSNTKDNTEKSCDKSNEPAEEVTKDVTLVNSKRTAKFHRPKSRRSCKNIKFSNFMKTPVLKSVNNILDQHQRTRHLRNSTAKRLLQRAKSNSNSVRNMAAQCGDKPNAVRKFILPVRSAHSSRVIKPNKRFIEELEEISGAEHSENEVGTHVKKAKFALSKLCNQETKLKEGNISKLTCTKLKDKEARNKAKKVIQRVNSNAQTVTQSAKNLEKLEHKDAQVSKTVNTDVKRTNLLSKNKIVKASSNESASIQDGTQNVIRKAQNTKLTVSKNQKLVSVPIKVLPDSDVPSSESSRIQTRSGTQSEAIDLDVQTNFEGTAKMKKNASTKGQESADNGNKTTEGNSDNFDTESTLSESGSEHSNHTEDEQSEWTGMKLNGGKVILRKARLKLDNKCVGGTEGPFSTTNSNSITSGNTNLGLTGTIKCGVCGAVRFYRFVKQARKFGIHSCESCRKFISKMIKRQACGSLPVLQCHKGDGLCLVPPVVRSQQWNLMRCVYKARCPACWLKMCLKCYNIPSSLRTGLNALLPPIMRDSLSIPLTLTQEDNDNQGQKLISSKLGWPAEDSSEKNLFKSAMSWRNIEMGQKTSYQGTAGFLYTKLDKFDSSLNISPSKKRRKNNRIKVRKKLKNPMFSSPSLNQCPQPLRQRLELKGPRVKHVCRSASVALGQPIATFPSADGKVDTESNKHIPKTSKEIDRTEKKDEVKEKESQKYNDENTVNHNTVNVTQQSHSKRGKPQQSSNIQAVSKTNNDALHTVSIDFWEQYDPTEIGAKGFALIGSELFHIPAVCYLCGSAGKEPMMECSECSYWVHAHCEGLSDERYQILSYLPDTIEFTCSQCSSNPNSVWRNAIETELKAGFIGVIKSLSKNKTVCAALKWSPRKECLCRSVSTGKKLDFFSEKTDSNLASGKECLNVEDSEEGNSEKTKNTELNFNNNSKFDSLTTLDENQSNDCSNRRGLRRLRQKFHLRECSVRVKNCAVKDTQDGDRKDLVTQENSNGNSNDTECHCSDQQIIVRPSPTLMSVKRKVNNNEYKTLSQFHYDMEYVIGRSGTRDLIDAYHEILREVFPWFNLKSIKTNNGGCDAVTSSKDASKDDAPVTKLDDSVLEVWKEEVTKAPKVIAAKTANLYNVHVEDSRSCCLCKGLGDGSETKEGRLLYCGKNEWVHSNCALWSNEVFEEIDGSLQNVHSAISRGRLIRCTECGKKGASVGCCARNCNSTFHYPCARNVGLAFNDDKTVFCSSHLNNCTHRTLQNENEFSLRRPVYVELDRKKKKYAEPSKVKVMIGSLMIDCLGTVIPEYSDTAEKIIPCDYKCSRLYWSTINPFKIVRYYIRTYVQVYVPEVSSDLENNITIDHSKEQEKEDSLNIQKNEYLAVKQTLDALIDAVCNKEVDENLAEQNNTDLLPPELKEAIFEDLPHDLLDGISMQDIFPKMTYEDFLAMDLKNDGTFATDLFKDDMLASEVDEIIKPPENKISKIDPSLVELGSHNDLWVHLETKTSVQDLMDDLFSSKNQKRSGRELKRSKSEVMSNSPLIVGGQRHHQRSCSLTWSCKLDGSYGPSIKRRKLSRNSSMTKSNEASVMLLDSQNERPPTLHELRIPDIMVTVGRANTPNILSDSMRELKYCIEDASGINRRVISTSREEGKEHKRLFWHPRQQPRILQVDGPADLSSASECSSPEYNIEEKTTGLNVAEHLSIPQLDGINDESSCDSGEFSLFTEKDFNSCTKSSNNILRSKRIYGFIRPQIAKSNDKSQNVKEADELSTCQTSVTHQSNFKENNLKLNLEIPQLDGADDISSDDECISPQHVENERTIIASQCDAPFDHIDRPVTCKRCRCTYRTQDSYNRHLANCDIMITSDSDSETMDNKLASPDSRFSPSIGSVSPQFITLSPSEGHTLSSDYPDIQATSPLEASVPSPHPAIQIEPIAQAIITPQIHTHATVETVHQTVLTSNDMIVQTQYTRTTTTLPNATVLPQESTVQITEITDPPSVASDSSVSQNMVTTPMNSPDGASSQVVPSPQVSPTFSSTGVQTASNESQANVQITKLAKSKSPRAPKSRTKGIKTQIVKNTMQPHNGHTRFQPMQNNTPVIQLQQTQRPSGPTVILQQASPGIMSAYVETLQQQSGQNLQYVTTIGGQHETAFKPQFITTNHLVPGAYIQASSDNLLALQNGSISILPGVQIAQTQPTVLGTIIQQQPSAIQCGVISSEQLLLSSTPTLEMFTDSTGSMFLSNQPMYYGLETIVSNTVMSSSQFMAGTVPQVLASSYQTTTQVFQASKLMEPIVDVQAVPGVPTVTAVQSVQNVPGVPGVPSAPNVTTVPNVSSVTNIASIPNVPSVTNVPNVPSVPAIPTISTVPTVSNVPNVSNMPTITNIPNVSSVPSIPSVPNVSGIPTVSNTPSIPNIPHAPTVPNMPNTSGVPNISAAPGIPNLPTTPSMPSVHSVPSVSNVSNISNAPALPSTSNMSNMPAVPTVQNISNVSTLPPNVGNVSNIPAVPGGYVVVNQSTAQPEPMVTPQMNIPATPEQNFAPATCNTILSVPCQSVGEPVTSIQLPDTCPSESQGVANVTSSSKLLQNSMPTIPRVAVRPSPVANSVAQPNNGPWKITEPLFGSEQMMNNSVRPYFDSKHVSQNTSMIKSSISSKIPPLPNHCITQKDIIVNKLNHDVNNVHNSYSDTIPNSNNINVSTSNNPVIVSSSVQNKITMSTSNVPTSRPMNRVLPMQAVTPKQDTTKSIQKTEMIIEEPTKPVIKPAEPEQKLAEPKKQIVEAVAPTVKKSETAINNMNETLKLNTETIEKVKENLKLELDKEKLQNTSLKIVLQKQLQDGSYKITHNMKAVTQNKKSPQVTSVEILPSKQVPQIASLQLLPIKTFTLKTNKIEEKVKPIDNKLNILKTKTPPVAVKKPRAISKSIKSIQPTLSNTQTQKNASKGPTLMYEIKSQDGFTHTASSMAEVWETVFQAVQNARKAHNLPPLPHNPLSENLGLENNATVYLVEQLPDVNKCTKYKPKFHNLAPPKSGEIENDLPKACDNGAARAEPFRGRKVHDMFSWLASRHRQQPKMIAISEAESRRVASTNLPMAMRFRILKETSKESVGVYHSHIHGRGLFCLRDIEAGEMVIEYAGEVIRASLTDKREKYYDSKNIGCYMFKIDDHLVVDATMKGNAARFINHSCEPNCYSRVVDILGKKHILIFALRRITQGEELTYDYKFPFEDIKIPCTCGSRRCRKYLN, from the exons GAACATCCGCCATTCCATGGTTTTAGCACTAAAGAGGCTAATCTTTCGGTGTCTTATATAAAAACTCAACAACATGACACAGAAAACAAAACTGTTAAATCACCGCCTGATGCTGTTAACAATCCCGTACCGCAACAACAGAACGTCACGGATGCAAAAAATTCTCCATCGAATACTAAAGATAATACAGAAAAATCGTGCGACAAAAGTAACGAACCGGCTGAGGAGGTTACGAAAGATGTGACCCTAGTAAATTCCAAGCGTACAGCCAAGTTCCATAGACCCAAGAGTCGCAGAAGTTGCAAGAATATTAAGTTTTCCAATTTCATGAAAACGCCAGTATTAAAATCCGTGAACAATATTTTGGATCAGCATCAACGAACGAGACATCTGCGTAACAGTACGGCAAAGAGATTATTGCAAAGGGCAAAGTCTAATAGCAATAGCGTGCGTAACATGGCAGCTCAATGCGGAGATAAGCCAAATGCTGTGAGGAAATTCATTTTGCCGGTGCGAAGTGCCCACTCGTCCAGAGTTATTAAACCGAATAAGAGatttatcgaagaattagaggaGATTTCTGGAGCGGAGCACAGTGAAAATGAAGTTGGTACACACGTAAAGAAAGCTAAATTTGCATTGAGCAAACTTTGTAACCAAGAAACAAAATTAAAGGAGGGGAATATTAGTAAATTAACGTGTACAAAATTAAAGGACAAAGAGGCAAGAAACAAGGCCAAAAAAGTAATTCAACGTGTAAATTCCAATGCACAGACTGTAACGCAATCGGCGAAAAATCTTGAGAAATTAGAACATAAAGACGCACAAGTATCAAAAACTGTTAATACAGATGTTAAAAGAACTAATTTATTGAGTAAAAACAAAATTGTGAAAGCTTCATCCAACGAATCTGCTAGTATCCAAGATGGTACGCAAAATGTAATCCGGAAAGCTCAAAATACAAAATTAACTGTCTCTAAAAACCAGAAACTCGTTTCTGTTCCTATAAAAGTTCTTCCTGATTCTGATGTTCCAAGTTCGGAGTCTTCCAGAATTCAAACAAGGTCAGGAACTCAAAGCGAGGCCATTGATTTAGATGTTCAGACAAATTTTGAAGGCACagcgaaaatgaaaaaaaatgctAGCACGAAAGGTCAAGAGAGTGCCGATAACGGGAATAAAACTACAGAGGGAAATTCAGATAATTTTGACACGGAAAGCACATTGTCTGAAAGCGGAAGCGAACATAGTAATCATACAGAAGACGAACAGTCCGAATGGACTGGAATGAAGCTGAATGGTGGGAAAGTTATTTTAAGGAAAGCAAGGTTAAAATTGGATAATAAATGTGTCGGTGGAACTGAAGGTCCCTTTTCAACAACAAATAGTAATAGCATTACAAGTGGAAATACTAACTTAG GCTTAACAGGTACAATTAAATGTGGTGTTTGTGGTGCTGTACGGTTTTATCGATTTGTGAAACAGGCACGAAAATTTGGTATTCACAGTTGTGAGTCTTGTAGAAAGTTTATCAGCAAAATGATTAAACGACAAGCTTGTGGTTCCCTTCCAGTTCTTCAATGTCATAAAGGCGATGGTTTATGCTTGGTACCGCCTGTTGTAAGAAGTCAACAGTGGAATCTTATGAGATGTGTTTACAAGGCTAGGTGCCCAGCTTGTTGGTTAAAAATGTGTTTAAAGTGTTACAACATTCCTTCTTCATTGAGAACAGGCTTGAATGCATTACTACCACCAATAATGAGAGATTCTTTGAGTATTCCATTAACACTGACGCAAGAAGATAACGATAATCAAGGACAAAAATTAATATCTTCAAAGTTAGGCTGGCCCGCAGAGGATAGCTCAGAAAAGAACTTATTCAAATCAGCCATGAGTtggagaaatatagaaatgggtcaAAAAACTAGCTATCAAGGAACTGCTGGTTTTCtctatacaaaattagataaat TCGATTCATCACTGAATATCTCACCTagtaaaaagagaagaaaaaacaaTAGGATAAAAGTAAGGAAGAAATTAAAGAATCCAATGTTCTCTTCACCGTCTTTAAATCAGTGTCCGCAACCTCTGAGGCAGAGACTTGAATTGAAGGGGCCAAGAGTTAAACATGTTTGCCGAAGTGCGAGTGTCGCTCTTGGTCAACCAATTGCCACTTTTCCATCTGCAGACGGAAAAGTAGATACCGAAAGCAATAAGCACATTCCGAAAACTTCAAAGGAAATTGATAGAACGGAGAAAAAGGATGAAGTAAAAGAGAAAGAATCACAAAAATATAACGATGAAAATACTGTAAATCACAATACTGTTAATGTAACACAGCAATCTCACTCGAAAAGAGGAAAACCACAACAATCGTCGAATATTCAAGCG GTATCAAAAACAAACAATGACGCATTGCATACAGTATCTATAGACTTTTGGGAACAGTATGATCCTACAGAAATCGGAGCAAAAGGTTTTGCCCTTATCGGTTCCGAACTCTTTCATATTCCTGCTGTTTGTTATCTTTGCGGAAGTGCCGGAAAAGAACCA ATGATGGAGTGTAGCGAATGTTCTTATTGGGTACACGCTCATTGTGAAGGACTGTCTGACGAACGGTACCAGATCCTTAGCTATTTACCTGATACTATTGAATTTACATGCAGCCAATGTTCCTCGAATCCTAATTCAGTTTGGAGAAATGCCATAGAAACTGAACTTAAAGCTGGTTTCATAGGGGTCATAAAATCGTTGAGTAAAAATAAAACGGTCTGCGCTGCATTAAAGTGGAGTCCCAGAAAGGAGTGTTTATGTAGATCCGTTTCTACCGGGAAGAAGTTAGATTTTTTCAGTGAAAAGACAGACTCGAATCTGGCGAGTGGTAAAGAATGTCTTAACGTGGAGGATAGCGAAGAAGGTAATAGCGAAAAAACTAAAAATACGGAATTGAATTTTAACAATAATTCAAAGTTTGATTCGTTAACCACACTGGACGAGAATCAATCGAACGATTGTTCTAATAGAAGAGGATTAAGACGCCTTCGGCAAAAGTTTCATTTAAGGGAATGCTCTGTTCGTGTAAAAAACTGTGCCGTGAAAGATACTCAGGACGGCGACAGAAAAGATTTGGTAACCCAGGAGAATTCAAATGGTAATTCGAACGATACGGAATGCCATTGCTCGGATCAGCAAATTATTGTTAGGCCTTCGCCAACGCTGATGTCGGTCAAACGAAAAGTTAATAACAATGAATACAAAACACTGTCCCAGTTCCATTACGACATGGAATACGTGATCGGTCGTAGTGGAACCAGGGATCTGATCGATGCTTACCATGAAATTTTAAGAGAAGTGTTTCCATGGTTCAATCTGAAAAGTATTAAGACTAACAACGGAGGATGCGACGCGGTAACATCTTCCAAGGACGCTAGTAAAGATGACGCTCCAGTTACCAAACTCGATGATTCTGTTCTGGAGGTATGGAAGGAGGAAGTAACGAAAGCACCAAAAGTGATTGCGGCCAAAACAGCGAATTTATATAATGTTCACGTTGAAGATAGTAGATCATGTTGTTTGTGCAAAGGTTTAGGTGACGGTTCGGAAACGAAGGAGGGGCGGCTGTTGTATTGTGGGAAAAACGAGTGGGTACATTCGAATTGTGCTCTTTGGTCTAACGAGGTATTCGAAGAGATCGATGGTTCATTGCAAAACGTTCATAGTGCTATCTCGAGAGGTCGCTTGATACGTTGCACGGAATGCGGGAAGAAAGGGGCGAGTGTTGGTTGTTGTGCGAGAAATTGTAACAGTACCTTTCATTATCCCTGCGCAAGAAACGTCGGGCTTGCTTTTAACGACGACAAAACAGTATTTTGTTCTTCGCATTTAAATAACTGTACGCATAGAACGTTACAGAACGAGAACGAATTTAGCTTACGAAGACCCGTCTACGTGGAATTAGAtcgtaagaaaaaaaaatacgcaGAACCAAGCAAAGTGAAAGTTATGATAGGTTCATTAATGATCGATTGTTTAGGCACGGTTATACCAGAATACTCTGACACGGCTGAAAAGATTATACCCTGCGATTATAAATGTTCTCGGCTGTACTGGTCTACGATAAATCCGTTTaaaattgtaagatattatattagaaCATACGTACAAGTGTATGTACCAGAAGTTTCTTCCgacctagaaaataatataactATTGATCACTCGAAAGAACAAGAGAAAGAAGACTCGTTGAACATACAGAAGAACGAATATCTAGCTGTGAAACAAACCTTGGATGCTTTAATCGATGCTGTATGCAATAAGGAAGTCGACGAAAACTTAGCGGAACAGAACAATACTGATCTTTTACCTCCCGAATTAAAGGAAGCTATATTTGAAGATTTGCCGCACGATCTGTTGGAcggtatttccatgcaagaTATATTTCCAAAAATGACGTACGAAGATTTTTTAGCGATGGACCTGAAAAACGATGGCACGTTCGCAACTGATCTGTTCAAAGATGATATGCTGGCATCCGAAGTAGACGAAATCATAAAACCACCTGAAAATAAAATTTCGAAGATAGACCCTTCGTTGGTTGAATTGGGATCGCATAACGATTTATGGGTTCATTTGGAAACGAAAACTTCCGTTCAGGATCTAATGGATGACCTGTTCAGTTCGAAGAATCAAAAACGGAGCGGCAGAGAACTGAAACGATCGAAATCAGAGGTAATGTCGAACAGTCCGTTAATTGTTGGAGGACAAAGACATCATCAACGATCTTGCAGTTTGACTTGGAGCTGTAAATTGGACGGCTCTTACGGCCCCAGCATCAAAAGGAGGAAATTGTCCAGAAACTCGAGTATGACAAAGTCAAACGAAGCTAGCGTAATGCTGTTGGATTCGCAGAATGAACGGCCACCGACCTTGCACGAATTGAGGATTCCGGATATTATGGTTACTGTAGGTAGAGCAAACACACCAAACATTTTGTCGGATTCTATGCGGGAACTGAAGTATTGTATCGAAGATGCCAGTGGTATCAACCGCAGGGTAATATCTACTAGTCGCGAAGAAGGGAAAGAACATAAACGGCTGTTTTGGCATCCAAGACAACAGCCGCGGATATTGCAAGTCGATGGCCCTGCTGATCTGAGTAGCGCTAGTGAATGCAGTTCGCCAGAGTATAATATCGAAGAGAAAACTACGGGACTAAACGTGGCAGAACATTTATCGATTCCGCAGTTAGATGGTATTAACGATGAGTCTTCGTGCGACAGCGGTGAATTTTCTTTATTTACCGAGAAAGATTTCAATTCTTGTACAAAATCTTCAAACAATATTTTACGATCAAAACGAATATACGGATTCATTAGGCCACAAATCGCAAAGTCTAACGATAAGTCGCAAAATGTGAAAGAAGCCGACGAATTATCCACTTGTCAAACGTCCGTGACGCACCAGAGTAActttaaagaaaataatttgAAGCTGAACCTGGAGATACCTCAATTAGATGGAGCTGATGATATTTCCAGCGATGACGAGTGCATATCACCGCAACACGTTGAGAACGAAAGAACTATCATTGCTTCTCAGTGCGATGCGCCATTTGATCACATAGATCGTCCAGTAACTTGTAAACGATGCCGCTGCACCTATCGAACGCAAGATAGTTACAACAGGCATTTGGCAAATTGTGATATCATGATAACAAGTGACAGTGACTCAGAAACAATGGATAATAAATTGGCATCGCCTGATTCTAGATTCTCTCCAAGCATTGGATCCGTATCTCCACAATTTATAACGTTATCACCATCCGAAGGACACACTCTTTCGTCCGATTACCCCGATATTCAAGCAACTTCACCGTTGGAAGCTTCTGTACCGTCGCCTCATCCAGCCATTCAAATTGAACCGATAGCACAGGCAATTATTACACCACAAATTCACACGCACGCTACTGTAGAAACTGTTCATCAAACAGTATTAACATCTAACGACATGATTGTACAAACACAGTATACCAGGACAACAACTACATTACCAAATGCTACAGTATTACCTCAAGAAAGTACTGTTCAAATAACAGAGATTACAGACCCACCATCTGTTGCAAGCGATTCCAGTGTGTCGCAAAATATGGTCACCACGCCCATGAATTCCCCGGATGGTGCAAGTTCTCAAGTGGTTCCAAGTCCACAGGTGTCGCCTACATTCTCCTCTACGGGCGTGCAAACTGCAAGTAACGAGTCACAGGCGAACGTTCAGATAACGAAGTTGGCTAAATCGAAATCGCCAAGGGCGCCGAAATCTCGAACGAAAGGAATTAAAACGCAAATCGTGAAGAACACCATGCAACCGCACAACGGACACACTAGGTTTCAACCAATGCAAAATAATACCCCGGTTATACAATTGCAGCAAACTCAAAGACCAAGTGGGCCAACTGTAATATTACAACAAGCATCTCCTGGTATCATGTCCGCGTACGTCGAAACGTTGCAACAGCAGTCCGGGCAGAATCTTCAGTATGTAACAACAATCGGTGGCCAGCACGAGACTGCGTTCAAACCTCAGTTCATAACCACTAATCACTTAGTTCCTGGTGCGTACATACAAGCGTCTTCTGACAACTTATTGGCATTACAAAATGGGAGTATATCGATATTGCCAGGTGTACAAATTGCTCAAACGCAACCGACGGTCCTCGGGACAATTATACAGCAACAACCTAGCGCGATTCAATGCGGAGTTATATCTTCTGAACAGTTACTATTGAGCTCGACACCGACACTAGAAATGTTCACAGATTCAACAGGAAGTATGTTTCTTTCGAACCAACCAATGTATTACGGTTTGGAAACTATTGTGAGCAACACAGTAATGTCTTCCAGTCAATTCATGGCTGGCACAGTACCGCAGGTGTTGGCAAGCAGTTACCAAACGACAACGCAAGTTTTCCAAGCCTCGAAACTTATGGAACCTATCGTGGACGTTCAGGCTGTCCCAGGTGTCCCCACTGTAACAGCAGTACAATCTGTACAGAATGTACCCGGAGTACCTGGGGTGCCCAGCGCACCTAACGTTACTACCGTGCCCAACGTATCCAGTGTAACCAATATAGCCAGCATACCCAATGTACCTAGTGTAACCAATGTACCTAACGTACCGAGCGTACCCGCTATACCGACTATATCCACTGTACCCACAGTATCCAACGTACCTAACGTATCCAACATGCCGACCATTACGAACATACCGAATGTCTCGAGTGTGCCCAGCATACCTAGCGTGCCTAATGTATCTGGTATACCCACGGTGTCCAACACACCTAGTATACCTAACATACCCCATGCACCTACCGTACCCAACATGCCCAACACTTCTGGTGTACCAAATATATCCGCTGCACCCGGTATACCCAACTTACCTACCACACCCAGCATGCCTAGCGTACACAGTGTACCTAGCGTGTCCAACGTGTCCAATATATCCAACGCACCTGCTTTACCTAGTACTTCTAACATGTCTAACATGCCAGCTGTACCTACTGTTCAGAATATATCGAATGTTTCCACGTTGCCGCCCAACGTAGGCAACGTCTCCAATATACCCGCAGTACCCGGTGGTTACGTGGTCGTAAATCAATCGACGGCTCAACCAGAGCCCATGGTAACGCCGCAAATGAATATACCCGCGACGCCTGAACAGAACTTCGCACCAGCCACGTGTAACACCATACTGTCTGTGCCGTGTCAGAGTGTCGGGGAGCCGGTAACGTCGATACAGCTACCGGATACGTGCCCATCAGAATCTCAAGGTGTAGCGAACGTAACGTCGTCCTCTAAGTTATTGCAGAACTCGATGCCAACGATACCGAGAGTGGCTGTACGGCCAAGTCCGGTCGCAAACTCTGTCGCGCAGCCGAACAACGGACCATGGAAGATCACAGAGCCGTTATTTGGCTCGGAGCAGATGATGAACAACAGCGTCCGACCGTATTTCGACTCGAAGCACGTATCGCAGAATACCAGTATGATAAAGTCTAGCATATCATCTAAAATACCCCCATTACCGAATCACTGTATAACTCAGAAGGATATAATTGTAAATAAGTTAAACCATGATGTAAATAATGTGCATAATAGTTATAGCGATACTATACCGAATTCGAATAATATTAATGTAAGTACAAGTAATAATCCAGTTATCGTTAGCTCGAGTGTACAAAATAAGATTACAATGTCTACAAGCAACGTGCCGACGAGCCGGCCGATGAATAGAGTGCTACCGATGCAAGCGGTCACGCCGAAACAGGACACGACGAAATCCATACAGAAAACAGAAATGATTATAGAGGAGCCAACGAAGCCGGTGATCAAGCCAGCGGAACCAGAGCAAAAGCTTGCGGAGCCGAAGAAACAGATCGTCGAGGCGGTAGCGCCGACGGTCAAGAAATCGGAGACGGCCATAAACAACATgaacgaaacgttgaaattgaaCACCGAAACGATCGAAAAGGTGAAGGAAAATCTCAAGTTAGAACTGGACAAAGAGAAACTGCAGAACACCTCGTTGAAGATAGTGCTGCAAAAGCAGCTGCAGGATGGTTCTTACAAAATTACGCATAACATGAAAGCAGTGACCCAAAACAAGAAATCCCCGCAAGTAACGTCTGTAGAAATACTGCCCTCGAAGCAGGTACCGCAGATAGCCTCTTTGCAATTGTTGCCGATAAAAACGTTCACGTTGAAGACGAACAAGATCGAGGAGAAGGTGAAACCGAtcgataataaattaaatatccTGAAAACGAAGACCCCGCCAGTAGCCGTGAAGAAGCCAAGAGCGATCAGTAAATCGATTAAATCCATCCAGCCGACTTTATCGAACACCCAAACGCAGAAGAACGCCTCGAAGGGGCCGACGCTGATGTACGAGATCAAGTCGCAAGATGGTTTCACTCATACCGCCTCTTCGATGGCTGAGGTATGGGAGACTGTGTTCCAAGCCGTTCAAAATGCTCGAAAGGCTCACAACCTGCCCCCGTTGCCACACAATCCCCTTAGCGAGAACTTGGGCCTGGAAAATAACGCCACGGTCTACCTGGTGGAACAGCTACCGGACGTGAACAAGTGCACCAAGTACAAGCCCAAGTTCCACAACTTGGCGCCGCCTAAATCCGGTGAAATTGAGAACGATCTACCGAAGGCATGCGACAATGGTGCTGCCCGCGCCGAACCGTTCAGAGGTAGAAAGGTTCACGACATGTTCAGTTGGCTTGCTTCAAGGCACAGGCAGCAACCGAAGATGATTGCTATATCAGAAGCTGAGTCTAG ACGAGTGGCAAGCACAAATTTACCGATGGCAATGCGCTTTAGAATACTTAAGGAGACGTCGAAAGAATCAGTTGGCGTGTATCATTCTCACATACATGGCAGAGGTTTGTTTTGCTTGAGAGATATCGAAGCTGGGGAGATGGTTATCGAGTATGCCGGTGAG GTAATTCGAGCTTCGTTAACTGACAAACGTGAAAAATATTATGACAGTAAAAACATAGGATGTTACATGTTTAAAATTGACGATCACCTTGTCGTCGATGCTACGATGAAAGGAAACGCAGCCAGATTCATTAACCACTCATGCGAG CCAAACTGTTACTCACGAGTGGTGGACATCTTAGGTAAAAAACACATTTTAATTTTCGCTCTCCGTCGTATTACTCAAGGCGAAGAGTTAACGTATGACTACAAATTTCCTTTCGAGGATATCAAGATTCCATGTACCTGCGGTTCCCGCAGATGTCGTAAATACCTCAATTGA